A window of the Henckelia pumila isolate YLH828 chromosome 3, ASM3356847v2, whole genome shotgun sequence genome harbors these coding sequences:
- the LOC140893183 gene encoding GATA transcription factor 21-like: protein MTMDLNSCPPFPIVPSNYGDEDDQELHSFVPIINQASSSSSSSCVFFNRIQDRTGYDLQHDHQDHSYGHNGGYSTAYEVEYGKKEDHGVQNDINPVKWMPSSKMGYLMQKMKKNHDGLVLNLSSNGTIKKSSLENADLSHNNSSYDIIPIRVCSDCNTTKTPLWRSGPKGPKSLCNACGIKQRKARRAAMAAAGANGGVVATGKSRVLDKIKMQHKEKATGSKNPKSSLLVKRRKMEQSAADISVGSKSKIGQKKKLGNFEDMLMKLSKSLRFHSVFPEDEKDAAILLMALSSGLVHG, encoded by the exons ATGACAATGGACCTAAACTCTTGTCCCCCTTTTCCTATTGTGCCAAGCAATTATGGCGATGAAGATGATCAAGAACTTCACTCTTTTGTCCCAATTATTAATCAAGCttcctcatcatcatcatcatcttgtGTATTCTTCAATCGGATTCAAGATCGAACCGGATACGATCTCCAGCATGATCACCAG GATCACAGTTATGGTCACAATGGAGGATATTCGACGGCGTACGAGGTCGAGTACGGGAAGAAGGAAGATCACGGAGTGCAGAACGACATTAATCCAGTGAAGTGGATGCCATCTTCAAAGATGGGGTACTTGATGCAAAAGATGAAGAAGAACCATGATGGATTAGTCCTAAACCTGAGTAGCAATGGCACAATAAAGAAATCCTCTTTGGAAAATGCAGATTTAAGCCACAATAATTCTTCATATGACATTATCCCAATTAGGGTTTGTTCAGATTGCAACACAACCAAGACCCCTCTTTGGAGAAGTGGTCCTAAAGGCCCTAAG TCACTTTGTAACGCGTGCGGGATCAAGCAAAGGAAGGCAAGGCGGGCGGCCATGGCTGCAGCTGGCGCCAACGGTGGGGTTGTTGCCACCGGTAAGTCGCGGGTACTCGATAAAATCAAGATGCAACACAAAGAGAAGGCAACAGGCAGCAAAAATCCGAAGTCTTCGCTGCTCGTGAAACGCCGCAAAATGGAGCAAAGTGCGGCTGATATCTCGGTTGGATCAAAATCTAAAATTGGACAGAAGAAGAAGCTGGGTAATTTCGAGGATATGTTGATGAAGTTGAGCAAGAGCTTGAGATTTCACAGTGTGTTTCCAGAAGATGAAAAGGATGCAGCTATTCTTCTCATGGCTCTATCTTCTGGCCTCGTTCATGGTTGA
- the LOC140886293 gene encoding potassium channel AKT1-like — protein sequence MGEVYDNRGRAAGGLFRVSMCGGGGGSELQEIEQLSREGSHYSLSTGILPSLGARSNRRVKLRSFILSPYDRRYRAWETYLVILVVYTAWVSPFEFGFLDRPRAPLSIIDNVVNGFFAIDIVLTFFVAYLDKATYLLVDDRKQIAWKYSTSWLVLDVISTIPSELAQKISPKPLRAYGLFNMLRLWRLRRVGALFKRLEKDRHFNYFWVRCAKLICVTLFAVHSAGCFYYLLAAHYARHHDPKKTWIGAAMENFLQESLWIRYVTSIYWSITTLTTVGYGDLHAENIREMIFDIFYMLFNLGLTAYLIGNMTNLVVHGTSKTRQFRDTIQAASSFAQRNQLPVRLQDQMLSHLCLKFRTDSEGLQQQETLDSLPKAIRSSISHFLFYSLVDKVYLFRGVSNDLLFQLVSEMKAEYFPPKEDVILQNEAPTDFYILVTGAVDLLVQKNGVESAFGEAKNGELCGEIGVLCYRPQLFTVRTKRLSQLLRLNRTTFLNIIQANVGDGTIIMNNLLQHLKELKDPMMEGVLLETENMLARGRMDLPLTLCFAALRGDDLLLHHLLKRGLDPNESDNNGRTALHIAASAGNENCVLLLLDFGADPNCRDSDGSVPLWEAMVGVHKPVIKLLSDNGAKLLTGDIGLFSCLAAEQNNLDLIKEIIRRGGDVTRPASNGNTALHVSVGEGNIEIVKFLLEHGADIDKQDNNGWSPRDLADQQGHDDIKQLFESHRSSKDKSTDSVPEGRHGVRFLGRHKSEPTMLPTNQDGMSPGLGGSWGSSRPRRRMNNFYNSLFGIMSAAQAGGNNLLPSAENAANTVTTVAYSARVTISCPEKGDFSGKLVLLPQSFQELIEICAKKYGFSPSKVSTQDGAAIEDIELIRDGDHIVFESGGKLDHVPE from the exons ATGGGGGAAGTGTATGACAACAGGGGACGGGCGGCAGGAGGGTTGTTTCGGGTCTCAATgtgcggcggcggcggcggttcTGAGTTACAAGAGATCGAACAGTTGTCGAGAGAAGGAAGCCACTACAGTCTTTCAACTGGGATTCTTCCTTCTCTTGGCGCCAGAAGCAATCGTAGAGTAAAGCTTCGTTCTTTCATCCTTTCGCCATATGATCGCCGTTACAG AGCATGGGAGACCTATCTGGTTATTCTGGTTGTGTACACTGCTTGGGTGTCTCCATTTGAATTCGGCTTTCTTGACAGACCACGTGCACCGCTCTCCATCATTGATAACGTTGTTAATGGATTCTTTGCGATAGACATCGTGCTTACATTCTTTGTAGCTTACCTTGATAAAGCTACGTATCTCCTAGTTGATGACCGGAAACAGATTGCTTGGAAGTACTCGACTTCTTGGTTGGTTTTGGATGTCATTTCTACAATCCCTTCTGAACTTGCTCAAAAAATCTCCCCAAAACCTCTACGGGCATATGGTTTATTCAACATGCTTCGACTCTGGCGTCTCAGAAGAGTTGGTGCCTTGTTTAAACG ATTGGAGAAGGATAGACATTTCAACTACTTTTGGGTTCGGTGCGCGAAGCTTATATGT GTTACTCTTTTCGCTGTTCATTCTGCTGGTTGTTTCTATTATCTACTAGCCGCTCATTACGCACGTCACCATGATCCTAAAAAAACATGGATTGGAGCAGCAATGGAAAATTTCCTTCAAGAAAGCCTGTGGATTCGTTATGTCACTTCCATATACTGGTCCATTACGACTCTTACTACTGTCGGTTATGGAGATTTGCACGCCGAAAATATAAGGGAGATGATATTCGACATTTTCTACATGCTTTTTAACTTGGGACTTACAGCATATTTGATCGGTAACATGACAAATTTGGTTGTCCATGGGACTAGTAAGACTCGACAATTT AGAGATACCATTCAAGCTGCCTCGAGTTTCGCGCAAAGGAATCAACTGCCGGTTCGCCTCCAGGATCAGATGCTTTCACATTTGTGCTTAAAGTTCCGAACTGACTCGGAGGGCCTGCAGCAGCAAGAGACTCTCGACTCGCTCCCAAAGGCGATTCGGTCAAGTATTTCCCATTTCTTATTCTACTCTTTAGTAGACAAGGTATACTTGTTTCGTGGAGTGTCCAATGATCTACTCTTCCAGCTG GTCTCTGAGATGAAAGCCGAATATTTCCCTCCCAAAGAGGACGTAATCCTGCAGAATGAAGCTCCTACCGACTTTTATATTCTGGTCACAGGGGCAGTG GATCTACTGGTTCAGAAAAACGGAGTTGAATCG GCTTTTGGGGAGGCAAAAAATGGCGAGCTTTGCGGAGAGATTGGTGTACTCTGTTATAGGCCTCAACTCTTCACAGTGCGAACCAAAAGATTGAGCCAGCTATTGCGATTAAATCGTACCACATTTTTAAACATTATTCAAGCCAATGTTGGAGATGGGACCATAATTATGAACAATCTTCTACAG CATTTGAAGGAACTTAAGGACCCCATGATGGAGGGGGTTTTGTTAGAGACCGAGAACATGCTCGCTCGGGGAAGAATGGACCTACCTCTCACTCTATGTTTTGCTGCACTCAGAGGAGACGACTTGCTGCTGCATCACTTGTTAAAGAGAGGTCTAGATCCGAATGAATCCGATAATAATGGAAGAACAGCACTT CACATAGCAGCGTCAGCAGGAAATGAAAACTGTGTGCTTCTTTTGCTTGACTTTGGGGCCGATCCCAATTGTAGAG ATTCCGACGGAAGTGTGCCGCTATGGGAAGCAATGGTCGGCGTGCACAAACCGGTTATTAAGCTACTCTCAGATAATGGTGCTAAACTATTAACCGGTGACATAGGTCTATTTTCATGTTTAGCTGccgaacaaaataatttagaCTTGATCAAGGAAATCATTCGTCGTGGCGGGGACGTGACTAGACCGGCGAGTAATGGAAACACGGCTCTCCATGTTTCTGTTGGCGAAGGCAACATTGAAATAGTCAAATTTCTGCTCGAACATGGTGCAGACATCGATAAACAGGACAATAACGGGTGGTCACCGCGTGATCTGGCGGATCAACAAGGCCATGATGATATAAAACAACTTTTTGAATCCCATAGATCATCTAAAGACAAGTCAACCGACTCGGTTCCAGAAGGCCGTCATGGGGTTCGTTTTCTTGGAAGACATAAAAGCGAGCCAACTATGCTGCCAACGAATCAGGATGGCATGTCTCCAGGACTGGGCGGATCATGGGGCAGCTCTCGTCCCAGACGAAGGATGAATAATTTCTACAATTCTTTATTCGGGATCATGTCAGCAGCACAAGCTGGAGGGAACAACTTGCTTCCATCTGCAGAGAATGCGGCAAATACCGTGACTACCGTAGCCTACTCGGCCAGGGTGACCATCAGTTGCCCCGAAAAAGGAGATTTTTCGGGTAAGCTGGTGCTGCTGCCACAGAGCTTCCAAGAACTGATCGAAATTTGCGCGAAAAAGTATGGGTTTTCCCCGTCGAAGGTTTCGACCCAAGATGGGGCGGCCATCGAAGATATAGAGCTGATAAGAGATGGGGATCATATAGTTTTCGAGAGTGGTGGAAAATTGGATCATGTGCCAGAGTAA